One Salmo trutta chromosome 24, fSalTru1.1, whole genome shotgun sequence genomic region harbors:
- the LOC115161539 gene encoding protocadherin-8-like isoform X2 has product MGSCGFRGVGECVVLAVLFYSVQSTTTRYYTYEEDAPGTEIGNLSQDLKIDPAEDPQTSFRFMQETNSCVIQMREIDGLLTVGETIDREQLCPRSPRCFVTFDIVAFSKEKFQLIHVEIEVKDINDNSPQFLHNETTLEISENVQVDSRFPLDIAVDHDVGNNYIQSYHISPSSHFIVDVRSREDGVKYAELVLVKAMDREAEDSYTVEVTAADGGEPPRSGSMTVHIKVLDFNDNSPTFEHNSLKVELYEDSPVGYQVLKVHAFDPDAGINGEVVYGFVEDTSSEAMGIFNIDRISGAVTLKTLVDYEKKISYELKIKASDLGTNSIPSTCKVVVDIVDVNDNGPEITIKPKTSTSDDVAYITEAAAEGSFVALISTSDSDSGSNGYVRSSLHGHEHFKLQQAYGDSFMIVTTTTLDRETIPEYNLTVVAEDLGTPPFKTIKQYTIRVTDENDNAPLFSKSIYEVSVLENNIPGSYITTVVARDLDLGKNAKVSYKLIDSEVVGETSILTYVSIDPVSGSLYSLRSFDFETLPQIELTIQADDKGSPQLSSTSVIRINVVDQNDNYPYFTFPVMLNDSAEIPLPVNAPLGYLALRVKGHDEDEGMNGELSYRIVQGDSKIFSINKDTGEIALKQGLASAFGDVLEIKIALSDSGRSPLSSSATIRFVVTDLQLSDDQLVIVLRSSDEESAGLDISVVVIIILGGGCTLLLIAIAIVVITCKLNRGRKDHDSKRDVTHSLFDSRHHPRLNSAQPKMFGDPRGFLNERTSSSLDESSLYEEKSGELESQMFLPPKPFQPSSGWQGDKYYPQISGIDQQSVKDSGKGDSDFNDSDSDISGDGGKRNLRTFQPWAKGSFHAANTLAVDCQGTYCVIPTQSFQAPRDNAYTIGFIQAPVYNNAHAYPHSWKDSGYNTSIPKARNTMQTFSHHTGTLPSYFTHQKRQSAAGLDEIPEHNQDITTVATISEVATIL; this is encoded by the exons ATGGGATCTTGCGGGTTTCGAGGAGTTGGAGAGTGCGTGGTGCttgctgttctgttctactcGGTTCAGTCTACGACTACAAGGTACTACACGTATGAAGAGGATGCGCCCGGGACAGAGATTGGAAATCTGTCCCAGGATTTAAAGATAGACCCAGCTGAGGACCCTCAAACATCTTTCCGCTTCATGCAGGAGACCAATTCGTGTGTGATTCAAATGAGGGAGATTGATGGACTTTTAACTGTTGGGGAAACAATTGACCGGGAGCAGCTGTGCCCGAGGTCCCCGCGGTGTTTTGTCACCTTCGACATAGTTGCTTTCTCCAAAGAAAAGTTTCAGCTGATTCACGTAGAGATCGAGGTAAAGGACATCAACGACAATTCACCCCAGTTTCTCCACAACGAGACGACCCTTGAGATATCCGAGAATGTTCAGGTGGACTCCCGATTCCCGTTGGACATCGCCGTTGACCATGATGTCGGCAATAACTACATCCAAAGTTATCATATCTCTCCCTCCAGCCATTTCATAGTTGATGTGCGCAGCAGGGAGGATGGAGTGAAGTATGCTGAACTTGTGCTTGTGAAAGCAATGGACAGAGAGGCTGAAGAttcctatacagttgaagtgacGGCAGCAGATGGAGGAGAGCCACCCAGGTCCGGATCAATGACTGTTCATATCAAAGTGCTGGATTTTAATGACAACAGCCCAACGTTTGAGCACAACTCACTAAAAGTTGAACTTTACGAGGATTCTCCTGTAGGTTACCAAGTGCTTAAGGTGCATGCGTTTGATCCAGATGCTGGCATCAATGGCGAGGTAGTGTATGGATTCGTAGAAGACACATCATCTGAAGCAATGGGTATTTTTAATATAGACCGTATTTCCGGTGCTGTAACTTTAAAAACATTGGTTGATTACGAGAAGAAGATATCCTATGAACTGAAAATTAAAGCATCTGATTTAGGCACTAATTCTATTCCATCGACATGCAAAGTGGTTGTTGATATCGTAGATGTAAATGATAACGGACCAGAAATCACCATCAAGCCAAAGACCTCGACGAGTGACGATGTGGCTTACATCACGGAGGCCGCAGCGGAGGGAAGTTTTGTGGCACTAATCAGCACCTCGGACAGCGACTCTGGCTCGAACGGTTATGTGCGCAGTAGCCTACACGGGCACGAACATTTCAAGTTGCAACAGGCCTACGGCGACAGTTTTATGATTGTAACAACCACCACTTTAGATAGAGAAACGATCCCAGAGTATAACCTCACTGTAGTGGCTGAAGACCTCGGTACTCCTCCTTTCAAAACCATCAAGCAGTATACCATCAGAGTGACGGACGAGAACGACAACGCCCCCCTCTTCAGTAAATCTATTTATGAAGTTTCTGTCCTGGAAAATAATATTCCCGGGTCATATATAACTACTGTTGTAGCACGGGACCTTGATCTGGGTAAAAACGCCAAAGTGTCATATAAACTCATAGACTCCGAGGTTGTCGGGGAGACTTCCATTTTGACCTATGTGTCTATAGACCCAGTGTCAGGATCATTGTATAGCCTGAGATCTTTCGATTTTGAAACGCTCCCGCAGATTGAATTAACCATCCAGGCTGACGACAAGGGCTCACCTCAACTGTCAAGCACATCCGTGATCAGAATCAATGTGGTTGATCAGAACGACAACTATCCCTATTTTACTTTTCCCGTTATGCTTAATGACTCTGCTGAAATTCCTCTTCCTGTCAATGCACCATTGGGGTATCTGGCACTACGGGTCAAAGGTCATGATGAGGATGAGGGTATGAATGGTGAGCTCAGCTACAGAATTGTACAAGGTGACTCTAAGATATTTTCAATCAATAAAGACACTGGAGAAATAGCTTTAAAACAGGGTCTGGCCTCTGCTTTTGGAGACGTGTTGGAAATCAAGATTGCATTGAGTGACAGTGGGAGATCCCCTCTCTCCAGCAGTGCCACCATTCGCTTTGTTGTCACAGACTTGCAGCTCTCAGACGACCAACTAGTCATTGTATTACGGTCAAGTGATGAGGAAAGCGCAGGCTTGGATATTTCAGTAGTAGTAATCATTATACTCGGCGGGGGTTGTACTCTGCTGCTGATTGCCATAGCAATTGTTGTTATCACATGCAAACTGAACCGAGGAAGAAAGGACCATGACTCCAAGAGAGACGTGACTCACAGCCTGTTTGACTCCAGGCATCATCCCAGGCTCAACTCTGCACAACCCAAAATGTTTGGTGACCCAAGAGGTTTCCTCAACGAAAGGACTTCTTCATCTCTTGATGAGTCCAGCCTATATGAAGAGAAAAGTGGAGAGTTGGAGTCCCAG ATGTTCCTGCCTCCCAAGCCTTTCCAACCATCATCTGGGTGGCAAGGGGACAAATACTACCCGCAAATTAG TGGCATTGACCAGCAGAGCGTGAAGGACAGTGGAAAAGGAGACAGTGACTTCAATGACAGCGACTCTGACATCAGTGGGGATGGAGGCAAGAGGAACCTTCGCACCTTCCAGCCCTGGGCCAAAG GTTCATTCCACGCTGCTAACACCCTCGCTGTGGATTGCCAAGGCACTTACTGTGTAATTCCAACCCAAAGCTTCCAGGCTCCCAGAGACAATGCATACACAATAGGTTTTATCCAAGCACCGGTCTACAACAATGCGCATGCCTATCCCCACTCCTGGAAAGACTCCGGTTACAACACAAGCATTCCCAAAGCAAGAAACACCATGCAGACATTCTCTCATCACACCGGCACCCTCCCGTCTTACTTCACACATCAAAAGAGACAATCTGCTGCCGGACTTGATGAAATTCCGGAGCACAACCAAGATATTACTACAGTGGCAACCATATCTGAAGTTGCCACCATTTTGTAA
- the LOC115161539 gene encoding protocadherin-8-like isoform X1 yields the protein MGSCGFRGVGECVVLAVLFYSVQSTTTRYYTYEEDAPGTEIGNLSQDLKIDPAEDPQTSFRFMQETNSCVIQMREIDGLLTVGETIDREQLCPRSPRCFVTFDIVAFSKEKFQLIHVEIEVKDINDNSPQFLHNETTLEISENVQVDSRFPLDIAVDHDVGNNYIQSYHISPSSHFIVDVRSREDGVKYAELVLVKAMDREAEDSYTVEVTAADGGEPPRSGSMTVHIKVLDFNDNSPTFEHNSLKVELYEDSPVGYQVLKVHAFDPDAGINGEVVYGFVEDTSSEAMGIFNIDRISGAVTLKTLVDYEKKISYELKIKASDLGTNSIPSTCKVVVDIVDVNDNGPEITIKPKTSTSDDVAYITEAAAEGSFVALISTSDSDSGSNGYVRSSLHGHEHFKLQQAYGDSFMIVTTTTLDRETIPEYNLTVVAEDLGTPPFKTIKQYTIRVTDENDNAPLFSKSIYEVSVLENNIPGSYITTVVARDLDLGKNAKVSYKLIDSEVVGETSILTYVSIDPVSGSLYSLRSFDFETLPQIELTIQADDKGSPQLSSTSVIRINVVDQNDNYPYFTFPVMLNDSAEIPLPVNAPLGYLALRVKGHDEDEGMNGELSYRIVQGDSKIFSINKDTGEIALKQGLASAFGDVLEIKIALSDSGRSPLSSSATIRFVVTDLQLSDDQLVIVLRSSDEESAGLDISVVVIIILGGGCTLLLIAIAIVVITCKLNRGRKDHDSKRDVTHSLFDSRHHPRLNSAQPKMFGDPRGFLNERTSSSLDESSLYEEKSGELESQMFLPPKPFQPSSGWQGDKYYPQISSGIDQQSVKDSGKGDSDFNDSDSDISGDGGKRNLRTFQPWAKGSFHAANTLAVDCQGTYCVIPTQSFQAPRDNAYTIGFIQAPVYNNAHAYPHSWKDSGYNTSIPKARNTMQTFSHHTGTLPSYFTHQKRQSAAGLDEIPEHNQDITTVATISEVATIL from the exons ATGGGATCTTGCGGGTTTCGAGGAGTTGGAGAGTGCGTGGTGCttgctgttctgttctactcGGTTCAGTCTACGACTACAAGGTACTACACGTATGAAGAGGATGCGCCCGGGACAGAGATTGGAAATCTGTCCCAGGATTTAAAGATAGACCCAGCTGAGGACCCTCAAACATCTTTCCGCTTCATGCAGGAGACCAATTCGTGTGTGATTCAAATGAGGGAGATTGATGGACTTTTAACTGTTGGGGAAACAATTGACCGGGAGCAGCTGTGCCCGAGGTCCCCGCGGTGTTTTGTCACCTTCGACATAGTTGCTTTCTCCAAAGAAAAGTTTCAGCTGATTCACGTAGAGATCGAGGTAAAGGACATCAACGACAATTCACCCCAGTTTCTCCACAACGAGACGACCCTTGAGATATCCGAGAATGTTCAGGTGGACTCCCGATTCCCGTTGGACATCGCCGTTGACCATGATGTCGGCAATAACTACATCCAAAGTTATCATATCTCTCCCTCCAGCCATTTCATAGTTGATGTGCGCAGCAGGGAGGATGGAGTGAAGTATGCTGAACTTGTGCTTGTGAAAGCAATGGACAGAGAGGCTGAAGAttcctatacagttgaagtgacGGCAGCAGATGGAGGAGAGCCACCCAGGTCCGGATCAATGACTGTTCATATCAAAGTGCTGGATTTTAATGACAACAGCCCAACGTTTGAGCACAACTCACTAAAAGTTGAACTTTACGAGGATTCTCCTGTAGGTTACCAAGTGCTTAAGGTGCATGCGTTTGATCCAGATGCTGGCATCAATGGCGAGGTAGTGTATGGATTCGTAGAAGACACATCATCTGAAGCAATGGGTATTTTTAATATAGACCGTATTTCCGGTGCTGTAACTTTAAAAACATTGGTTGATTACGAGAAGAAGATATCCTATGAACTGAAAATTAAAGCATCTGATTTAGGCACTAATTCTATTCCATCGACATGCAAAGTGGTTGTTGATATCGTAGATGTAAATGATAACGGACCAGAAATCACCATCAAGCCAAAGACCTCGACGAGTGACGATGTGGCTTACATCACGGAGGCCGCAGCGGAGGGAAGTTTTGTGGCACTAATCAGCACCTCGGACAGCGACTCTGGCTCGAACGGTTATGTGCGCAGTAGCCTACACGGGCACGAACATTTCAAGTTGCAACAGGCCTACGGCGACAGTTTTATGATTGTAACAACCACCACTTTAGATAGAGAAACGATCCCAGAGTATAACCTCACTGTAGTGGCTGAAGACCTCGGTACTCCTCCTTTCAAAACCATCAAGCAGTATACCATCAGAGTGACGGACGAGAACGACAACGCCCCCCTCTTCAGTAAATCTATTTATGAAGTTTCTGTCCTGGAAAATAATATTCCCGGGTCATATATAACTACTGTTGTAGCACGGGACCTTGATCTGGGTAAAAACGCCAAAGTGTCATATAAACTCATAGACTCCGAGGTTGTCGGGGAGACTTCCATTTTGACCTATGTGTCTATAGACCCAGTGTCAGGATCATTGTATAGCCTGAGATCTTTCGATTTTGAAACGCTCCCGCAGATTGAATTAACCATCCAGGCTGACGACAAGGGCTCACCTCAACTGTCAAGCACATCCGTGATCAGAATCAATGTGGTTGATCAGAACGACAACTATCCCTATTTTACTTTTCCCGTTATGCTTAATGACTCTGCTGAAATTCCTCTTCCTGTCAATGCACCATTGGGGTATCTGGCACTACGGGTCAAAGGTCATGATGAGGATGAGGGTATGAATGGTGAGCTCAGCTACAGAATTGTACAAGGTGACTCTAAGATATTTTCAATCAATAAAGACACTGGAGAAATAGCTTTAAAACAGGGTCTGGCCTCTGCTTTTGGAGACGTGTTGGAAATCAAGATTGCATTGAGTGACAGTGGGAGATCCCCTCTCTCCAGCAGTGCCACCATTCGCTTTGTTGTCACAGACTTGCAGCTCTCAGACGACCAACTAGTCATTGTATTACGGTCAAGTGATGAGGAAAGCGCAGGCTTGGATATTTCAGTAGTAGTAATCATTATACTCGGCGGGGGTTGTACTCTGCTGCTGATTGCCATAGCAATTGTTGTTATCACATGCAAACTGAACCGAGGAAGAAAGGACCATGACTCCAAGAGAGACGTGACTCACAGCCTGTTTGACTCCAGGCATCATCCCAGGCTCAACTCTGCACAACCCAAAATGTTTGGTGACCCAAGAGGTTTCCTCAACGAAAGGACTTCTTCATCTCTTGATGAGTCCAGCCTATATGAAGAGAAAAGTGGAGAGTTGGAGTCCCAG ATGTTCCTGCCTCCCAAGCCTTTCCAACCATCATCTGGGTGGCAAGGGGACAAATACTACCCGCAAATTAG CAGTGGCATTGACCAGCAGAGCGTGAAGGACAGTGGAAAAGGAGACAGTGACTTCAATGACAGCGACTCTGACATCAGTGGGGATGGAGGCAAGAGGAACCTTCGCACCTTCCAGCCCTGGGCCAAAG GTTCATTCCACGCTGCTAACACCCTCGCTGTGGATTGCCAAGGCACTTACTGTGTAATTCCAACCCAAAGCTTCCAGGCTCCCAGAGACAATGCATACACAATAGGTTTTATCCAAGCACCGGTCTACAACAATGCGCATGCCTATCCCCACTCCTGGAAAGACTCCGGTTACAACACAAGCATTCCCAAAGCAAGAAACACCATGCAGACATTCTCTCATCACACCGGCACCCTCCCGTCTTACTTCACACATCAAAAGAGACAATCTGCTGCCGGACTTGATGAAATTCCGGAGCACAACCAAGATATTACTACAGTGGCAACCATATCTGAAGTTGCCACCATTTTGTAA